Proteins found in one Sorghum bicolor cultivar BTx623 chromosome 1, Sorghum_bicolor_NCBIv3, whole genome shotgun sequence genomic segment:
- the LOC8054134 gene encoding uncharacterized protein LOC8054134: MVIPPPARAPAITKFLKPYILKMHFTNNFVSAQVIHTPTATVTCSASSQEKLLRPSMESTRDVAAAAKIGKLLGERLLFKGIPAVSVSISRDQKYHGKVKAVIDSLRDAGVKLL; the protein is encoded by the coding sequence ATGGTTATCCCTCCACCAGCTAGGGCTCCTGCAATCACCAAGTTCTTGAAGCCCTATATTTTGAAGATgcatttcacaaacaatttTGTGAGTGCTCAGGTCATCCACACCCCGACGGCCACAGTCACATGCTCTGCAAGCTCTCAGGAGAAACTGCTGAGGCCAAGCATGGAGTCGACGCGGGATGTTGCTGCGGCTGCAAAGATTGGCAAGTTGCTCGGGGAGCGCCTGTTGTTCAAGGGTATCCCTGCAGTATCTGTCTCCATCTCAAGAGACCAGAAGTACCATGGCAAGGTCAAGGCCGTGATAGATTCTCTTAGAGATGCAGGTGTGAAATTGCTGTAA